Genomic window (Bosea sp. (in: a-proteobacteria)):
GAACGACACCAGGAGGCCCAGAAGCCCGACGCCGAACCAGCCGACCGCGCTCCAGGCGAGATAGGAAAGCCCGGCCAACCCGATGGCCGCCAGGGCGATCATGACCATGCGCTCGGGATTGCGCGGCGGCGGCATCGGTTCCTTTCCCCGGATGGCCGCGATCCTGACCGGTTTGCTGGTTCGTGAAAAGCATAAAGCCCGCTGCGGATCGCAGCGGGCTTCTTCATTCGTTCGGATTTCGAGGGCGCGCTCAGGACCGGCCGGCGAGCCTGTTCCACCAGCCGCCGCGCTTCGGCCGCGTCGGATCCGGCTCGGTCAGCACGACCGCGACGGGCTCCTCGGCCGGAGGCGGAGCAGGGGCCGGCTCGGGGGCGGCTGCCGGAGCCTCGGCCGGCGCTGCGACGGGCGCCGCTTCCGCGGCGGCTTCCCCGCCCTCGGTGATCGGCACGACCTTCTTGCGGGCGCGGCTGCGCTTGGGCTTCTCGGCCTCGGCGGCAGCGGGGGCGGGTTCGGCCGCGACGGCCTCGGCTTCGACCTCCTTGGCGACCTCGGCCTCGACCTCGGCCTTCGGCTTGCGGGCGCGGCTGCGCTTGGGCTTGGCGGCAGGCTCCTCAACGGTTGTCTCCGGAACCTCGGCCGGGACGGCCTCGCTGGGCGCCGCTTCGCTGACCGCCTCGGCGGCCGGGGCGGCAGCGGCCGGGGTTGCGGCCTCGTCGCCGTCCTCATCGCCCTCGTCGCCGTCCTCATCGGCCTGCGTGCCGTCGAGCTGCTGGCCCTGCTCGTCGCGCTCGCCGCCGCGCCGGCGCCGGCGCCGGCGGCGGCGCCGGCGGCCGTTCTCGCCTTCGCCGCGCTCGGCCTCGGTCGCGGCGGTCTCGTTGCCGTCGGTCTCGGCGTCCAGCGCGGCGGCTTCCGCGGCGGCGTCGAGCGCCTCGTCGTCGACGTCGGAGACGACTGCCTCGGCCTTGATGCCGCTCGGAACGACGCGGCCCTCATTGCCGACGAACTCGCCGCGCTCGACCTCGAAATAACGGGTGCCGAGCAGGTTCAGATCGGTCGAGATCGTGATCGCGATGGCGAAGCGGCTCTCCAGGTCGGCGAGATGGGCGCGCTTCTGGTTCAGCACATAGAGCGCGACCTCCGGCCTCGTGCGGACGGAGAGGTTGTGCGAGGCGCTCTTGATCAGCGTCTCCTCCAGCGCGCGCAGGATCTGCAGCGCGACCGAAGGCGTCGAGCGGATCATGCCGGCGCCGGCGCAGTGCGGGCAGGGCACCGAGGACGATTCGAGCACGCCGGTGCGGATGCGCTGGCGCGACATCTCGAGCAGGCCGAAGGCCGAGATGCGGCCGACCTGGATGCGGGCGCGGTCGTCCTTCAGGCACTCCTTCAGCTTCTTCTCGACGGCGCGGTTGTTGCGGTTCTCCTCCATGTCGATGAAATCGATCACGACGAGGCCGGCGAGGTCGCGCAGGCGCAGCTGGCGGGAAATCTCCTCCGCCGCTTCGAGATTGGTCTTGAGGGCGGTGTCCTCGATATTGTGCTCGCGGGTCGAGCGGCCGGAGTTGATGTCGATCGCGACCAGCGCCTCGGTCTGGTTGATGACGAGGTAGCCGCCGGATTTCAGCGTGACCGTGTTCGAGAACATCGCGTCGAGCTGGCTCTCGACGCCGAACGACGCGAAGAGCGGGGTCTGCTCGCGATAGGGCTTCACGCTCTTGGCATGGCTCGGCATGAGCATGCGCATGAAGTCCTTCGCCTCGCGATAGGCCTCCTCGCCGGCGACGTGAACCTCGTCGATATCCTTGTTGTAGAGGTCGCGGATCGAGCGCTTGACGAGGTTGCCCTCCTCATAGACCAGCGCAGGCGCGACGGAGGCCAGCGTCAGCTCGCGCACGCTCTCCCACATCCGCATCAGATATTCGTAGTCGCGCCGGATCTCGACCTTGGTGCGCGCGGCGCCGGCCGTGCGCAGGATCAGCCCCATCCCCTCCGGGACCTCCAGCTCCTGGGCGATCTCCTTCAGGCGCTTGCGGTCCTCGGCATTGGTGATCTTGCGCGAGATGCCACCGCCCTTGCCGGTGTTCGGCATCAGCACCGAATAGCGGCCGGCGAGCGAGAGATAGGTGGTGAGCGCCGCGCCCTTGTTGCCGCGCTCCTCCTTGACGACCTGGACCAGGATGATCTGGCGGCGCTTGATCACCTCCTGGATCTTGTACTGGCGGCGCGAATGGCGCTGCGGGCGCTCGGGCATGTCGTCGAGGGCGTCGCCCCCGCCGAGCTGCTCGGGCTGATCCTCGGCGTCGTCGTCGCCGTTCTCGTCGTGGTCGCCGTTCTCGTCGTCGCCGTCGTCCTCGGAAGGCTTGCGGGCCTCGGTCCCGGCAGCTTCGGACGGTTCCGCCTCGGAGGCGGTGTCCTCGACGACGGCCTCGACGGTCTCGAAGGTCAGCGGCGCGGCGTTGGGGACGGCGTCCTCAGTGGTCGATTCGGCGACGTCGGGCGCGAAGAACTCGCCGAAGGCGGGCGCGCCCTCGTTGACCATGGCGGCTTGCTTGCCGTCGGTCTCGACGCGCAGCTCGCCATTGCTCTCGACATCGGCCGAGACGGTCTCGTCGGCGGCCGCCTTCTTGGCGCGGCTGTCGCGGTCGCCGCGGCGGCCACGGTCGCGGCGGCCGCGCTTTTCGCGGCGCTCCTCGTCGCGTTCCTCGTCACGCTCGGCGCGGGCTTCGTCCTCGAGCAGCGCCTGCCGATCGGCGACCGGGATCTGGTAATAGTCGGGATGGATCTCGGAGAAGGCGAGGAAGCCGTGGCGGTTGCCGCCATACTCGACGAAGGCGGCCTGGAGCGAGGGCTCCACCCGGGTCACCTTGGCGAGATAGATATTGCCGCGCAGCGGTTTGCGGCTGGCGGATTCGAAATCAAATTCCTCGACGCGCGATCCGCGCACCACCACGACCCGGGTCTCCTCCGGGTGGGTGGCATCGATGAGCATCTTGTTGGCCATAAGTCATTTCCATTGGCGCGGCCGCCAGCCGAAGGCGCGCGGCTACGGATCGGGATCCGCCACCGCGGGCAGGGGCGCCGCGAAGAGGCCGGCGGGAGCCGGCATGTTGCAGGGGGAGGGAGGAAAAAATCCGGACAGGAAGGTGGCGTGGAACGATCGGACGGGCCTGAAGCCCGGCGCGGTCCCGCGGGTTCGGACGGTTTACCGATGCTGGCAGCGGCGTCTTATGCCCCGTCATCTGTCCTGACCTGCGATGCACCGGCACGGCGGCCAAGCGCATCGCGTTTGCACGCTCGCAAGACAGGGCAGGGCGCATAAAACACACGCAATCCCGATGCCGACCGTCTGCGGACGATTCGTTGCGGTCGTCTTGCCGCCGCCGCTCCGGTTCGGAACGATGGCCCAGCCTGCCTCGGACGTCGACGGATCGCTCGATCCGGGTGTGCTCCCGCGGGCAGGCTGACAAGCAACCTGTTCCATTACAGACAGGTGACAGTGATTGGCAAGTCACATGACGGCCGCATTTGCCCGGCAGGCGCGCCGGGCGGTTCACGCTTTCAGGGGAGAGATGGTAACGGGCTGTTAGGTTTTCAGCCCCGTTATGGTTAAACCCTCGTAACCGACGACAGACGGGATTCTTCGAGCTGTTCTTCCGCATCCGCCGCGCCGATTCGAGCCGTCGCGATGCGCCGTGGCGCCGGGCGCTGCGGTGCGCGCCGGCGGCTGCCTGCCTCGTCGCCGCCGGCCTCGCCTCAGCGCAGCCCAAGGCCGAGCCGCGCCCGCAGAGCGAATACCCGGTCGCGACCGACGCCCGCATCGAGCAGAGCGGCGAGAGCGTGCGCCTGTCGATGATGCTGTCGTCTTCCGTGCCGGTCGAGGCCTGGGTGCAGGCCGCGCCGGACCGGGTCATCGTCGAGCTGCCCTCGACCAATTTCCAGATCCAGCCCTCGGCCAGGCGCAGCGCCGGCTTCGTCAGCGGCTATCGATTCGGCCTGTTCACCACCGACAAGGCCCGAATCATCATCGATCTCGCCCACCCGGCCATCGTCGCGAAGGCGCAGGTGAAGGCGGTGCGCGGCGGCTTCGGCGAATTGACGATCGAATTGAAGAAGGTGGCGCGGGCCGAATTCCTGGCCGAGGCCGGCAAGCCGCGCCGGCCCGGGCCCGCCCTGCCTGCCCCCGCGCCGGTGAAGGCCGCCGGCGAGACGCGGCGCACCATCGTCATCGATCCCGGCCATGGCGGCATCGATCCCGGCGCCACCATCGCGGCCATCGCCGAGAAGGCGGTGGTGCTCGCCTTCGGCAAGGCGCTGAAGGACGAGCTCGAGGCGAACGGGCGCTACCGCGTCGTCATGACCCGCGACGACGACCGCTTCGTCCCGCTCGGCGAGCGGGTGCAGATCGGGCGCGGCGAGCAGGCCGACCTGTTCATCTCGATCCATGCCGATTCGCTGACGCAGGCGCAGGAGGTGCGCGGCGCGACCGTCTATACCCGCTCGGAGCGCGCGACGGACGCGGAGGCCGCAAGGCTCGCCGCCAAGGAGAACGAGGCCGACGCCGTCGCGGGACTCGAGACCAGCGAGGAGCTGCAGGACGTCGCCGGCATCCTGATGGACCTCGCCCGCCGCGAGACGCGCACCTTCACCGGCGTCTTCGCGCGCAACCTGGTCGAGAAGCTCGGCGGCTCGATCAAGATGCACAAGATCCCGCTGCGCTCGGCGCGATTCTGGGTCTTGAGCGCGCCGGACGTGCCCTCGGTCCTGATCGAGCTCGGCTACATGTCGAGCCCGAAGGATGCCGAGCTTCTGAATTCGCCGGAGTGGCGCGGCAAGGCGGTCGGCGCCGTCTCATCCGCGATAGACGATTATTTCGCCCGCGAGCGCGCCTCGGTGGGCAAGGCGGCGGAGAACCGGAACTAGGCGCGCGGGCCGCGCAAAGCATTGCGGAATTGTGATCGCAAGGCCACGGTTCCGCCATCTCCGCCATGTTATAGCGATGACCTGCGAAGCGCCCCGATCTGGCGCCCGCCGGATGGCAGTTACGGGGTCCAGGGCCTGAGATGCGGTTCATTCTGCGAATCTTCGGATGGTTGTTCGCCGCCGGCGCGATCGCCTTCGTGATCGGCGCGGCCATCGCCGGCGGGCTGATCTGGCATTATTCGCAGGATCTGCCGGATTACGCGCAACTGCGGAACTACGAGCCGCCGGTGATGACGCGCGTGCATGCCGGCGACGGCAGCCTGATCGCGGAATATGCGCGCGAGCGCCGGCTCTATCTGCCGATCCAGGCCGTGCCGAAGCTCGTCGTCGACGCCTATCTCTCGGCCGAGGACAAGAATTTCTACAAGCATGTCGGCGTCGACCCCGAAGGGCTGGCGCGCGCCGTGATCTCGAACTTCCGCAACAAGGGCACCAACCGTCGCCAGCAGGGCGCCTCGACCATCACCCAGCAGGTCGCGAAGAACTTCTTCCTGAGCCCCGAGCAGTCCTATGAGCGCAAGATCCGCGAGGCGCTGGTCGCGCTGAAGCTCGAGGCGACCTATTCCAAGGACAAGATCCTCGAGCTCTACCTGAACGAGATCTATCTCGGCGCGCCGGCGCCGGGGCAGGGCAGCTACGGTATCGCCGCCGCGGCGCTGAACTATTTCGGCAAGTCGGTGCACGAATTGAACCTGCAGGAGGCGGCCTATCTCGCCGCCCTGCCGAAGGCGCCCTCCGACCTGCATCCCTTCCGCAACCGCGACCGCGCGATCGAGCGCCGCAACTACGTCATCGATCGCATGGTCGAGAACGGCTACGTCAAGCGCGAGGACGGCGAGACGGCCAAGAAGCAGCCGCTCGGCGTCAATCCGCGCACGGTCTCGCCGAACCAGATCGCCGCCGGCTATTTCGCCGAGGAGATCCGGCGCGAATTGCAGGATCGCTACGGCGAGAAGAAGCTGCTCGAAGGCGGGCTTTCGGTGCGCGCCACGGTCGATCCCAAGACCCAGCTGATGGCGCGCAAGGCGCTGGTCGACGGCCTCGTGCGCTTCGACGAGGCGCGCGGCTGGCGCGGCGCCATCCAGAAGCTCGAGCTCGGCCATGGCGACTGGGGCGCCGCGATCGGCGAACTGCCGGTGCTGGGCGATGTCGCGCCCTGGCGCCTCGCGGTCGTGCTCGACGTCAATGGCGACACCGCCAGGCTCGGACTGCATCCCTTGCGCGACAATGCCGGCCATCTCAACAAGGAGCGCCAGACGCTGACGCTCGCCGCCGACGGCATCAAATGGACCCGCCGCGAGCGCGTCTCGCGTGCGGTCTCGGTCGGCGACGTGGTCTATGTCGAGCCGATGGAGAGCCGGCCGGGCTTCGCGCGCCTGCGCCAGCTGCCGGAGGTCAACGGCGCCATCGTCGCGATGGACCCGTTCTCGGGCCGCGTGCTGGCGATGGTCGGCGGCTTCAGCCACGACCAGTCGGAGTTCAACCGCGCGACGCAGGCGCTGCGCCAGCCCGGCTCCTCCTTCAAGCCCTTCGTCTACGCGACCGCGCTCGACAACGGCTATACCCCGTCCAGCATCATCCTCGACGCCCCGATCGAGATCGACCAGGGGCCGGGGCTCGGCATGTGGCGGCCGGAGAACTACGACGGCAAGTCGACCGGGCCGCGCACGCTGCGCTACGGCATCCAGTTCTCGAAGAACCTGATGACGGTCAGGCTCGCCAAGGATGTCGGCATGCCGCTGATCGCCGAATATGCCCGCCGCTTCGGCGTCTATGATGACCTTCAGCCGGTGCTGTCGATGTCGCTGGGCGCCGGCGAGACCACCGTGATGCGGATGACCGCGGCCTATTCGATGCTGGTCAACGGCGGCAAGCGCATCCGGCCGACCCTGATCGACCGCATCCAGGATCGCTCGGGCTCGACCATCTTCCGCCACGACCAGCGGGTCTGCGAGGGCTGCAACGCCGAGAAATGGGCGAACCAGCCGGAGCCGCGCCTCGTCGACAACCGCGAGCAGGTGCTCGACCCGCTGACCGCCTACCAGATGGTCTCGATCCTCGAGGGCGTGGTCAATGCCGGTACGGCGACGGTGGTCAAGTCCGTCGGCAAGCCGCTCGCCGGCAAGACCGGCACGACCAACGACGCCAAGGACGTCTGGTTCGTCGGCTTCTCGCCGGACCTCGCCGTCGGCGTCTATATGGGCTTCGACAAGCCGAAATCGCTCGGCACCTCCGCGACCGCCGGCCAGTATGCCGCGCCGATCTTCCGCGACTTCATGAGCGTCGCGCTGAAGGACAAGCCGGCGACGCCGTTCCGCGTGCCCGCCGGCATCAAGCTGATCCGCGTCGATCCCCGCACCGGCATGCGCGCCGGCGGCGACGGCGGCATCCTGGAGGCGTTCAAGCCGGGCACCGCCCCGCCGGACAGCTATTCGGTGATCGGCGCAGCCGGTGACGGCGGCGCGCTCAGCGTCGGCCCGGGCGGCGGACGCTCCGTCGGATCGGGCACGGGCGGGCTGTACTGAGGGCTGGCGCGCCCGGCCGTTTACAGCCGGCGCTTTGCCCCCTATCTCAGCCCGCACGATCATCCGGACTTAGAATCATGCGCCCTGAAATCCAGTCGCAGCTCGATAACGCCAAGCAGTCGATCGGACTGCTGAGGAGGCATCTTTGACTGGGATCAGGCCCAGCGCCGCCTGGCGGAACTGAACGCCCTCTCGGAGGGCCCCGATTTCTGGAACGATGCCGAGGCCGCGCAGAAGCTGATGCGCGAGCGCACCGCGCTGGAAACCCAGATCGAGGGCATCGGCAAGCTCGAACGCGATCTCGACGACGCGCTCACCCTGATCGAGCTCGGCGAGATGGAGGACGACGAGGCGACCGTCGCCGAGGGCGAGCAGGCGATCAAGGGCGTCGGGGACGAGGCCGCTCGGCTTCAGGTCGAGACCCTGCTCTCCGGCGAGGCCGACATGCTCGACACCTATGTCGAGATCCATCCCGGCGCCGGCGGCACCGAAAGCCAGGACTGGGCCGAGATGCTGCTGCGCATGTACCGGCGCTGGGGCGAGCGGCGCAAGTTCAAGGTCGAGACGCTCGAATACCAGGACGGCGACACCGCCGGCATCAAGTCCGCGACGCTGCAGTTCAAGGGCAACAACGCCTATGGCTGGCTGAAGACCGAATCGGGCGTGCACCGGCTGGTGCGCATCTCGCCCTTCGATTCGAACGCCAGAAGGCAGACCTCCTTTGCGTCGGTCTGGGTCTATCCGGTCGTCGACGACCGCATCGTCATCGACGTCAAGGAATCGGATTGCCGCATCGACACCTACCGCTCGCAAGGCGCCGGCGGCCAGCACGTCAACACGACGGATTCGGCGGTGCGCATCACCCATATCCCGACCGGCATCGCGGTCGCCTGCCAGCAGGAGCGCTCGCAGCACAAGAACCGGGCCAAGGCCTGGGACATGCTGCGCGCGCGCCTCTACGAGATCGAGCTGAAGAAGCGCGAGGACAAGGCCAATGCCGAGCAGGCCTCCAAGACCGATATCGGCTGGGGCCACCAGATCCGGTCCTATGTGCTTCAGCCCTATCAGCTGGTGAAGGACCTGCGCACCGGCGTCAGCTCCACCGATCCTTCCGAGGTGCTCGACGGCGATCTCGACGCCTTCATGGAGGCCTCGCTGGCGCAGCGCGTCTACGGAACCACGGTCGAGGTCGAGGACATCGACTGAGCCTGACGGCAAACGAAAAAGGCCGCGCCCGGAGCGCGGCCTTTTTCGTCCCGGAAGGTCTCGTCAGAGCGCGCTGGCGAGGAGCTTGCCGCCGGCGCGCAGGAAGCGGGTCGGGTCGACCGGCTCGTCGTTGATGCGGGTTTCGTAATGCAGATGCGGGCCGGTCGAGCGGCCGGTCGTGCCGACGCGCCCGACCACCGTGCCGGTCTTGACGATCTGCCCGGTGGAGACCGAAATCGCCGACATATGGGCGTAGCGCGTGCTCAAGCCGTTGGCGTGCTCGATCTCGACCATGTTGCCGTAGCCGCCATTGTATTCGGCGACCACGACCTTGCCCGGCGCCGTCGCCAGGATGGCGGAGCCGGATTCGGCCCGGAAATCGACGCCGGTATGCATGGCGAGCCCGCGCGTGAACGGATCGGTCCGGTAGCCGAAATTCGAGGTGAAGCCGTGATCGCCGGCCATCGGCTTGGCGAGCGGCAATTGCTCGATCGCGCCGCGCAGGCGCATGACCGAGGCGACGCGCGGCTGCAGCGCGCTCAGCGTCGCCTCGAAGGGCCCAGCCGAAGCGTCGAGCTTCACCGGCACGAAGGGCCCGCCCATGCCGGCGGCGGCGGTGGCCGGCGCGGCGAGGCGCTCGGGATTGAGCCCGGTGTCGGCGAGCGCGCTGCGCAGGCGCTTCTGCGTGGCGGCCAGCGTCTCGTCCATGTCCTTCAGCGCCGTGAGCTGGGCGTCGGAGGTGCGTGCGATGGCGCTGTCGAGGGTCGTCAGCGCGGCTTCGAGGCGCTTGGCCGGCGGCTCGGCCGCGGCTTCGCCGGATTGCCAGCCGCCCTGGGCGGTGCCGTCGGCGCCGCGCAGCGAGGGCGTCTCCGGGGCCGGCATCGGCTTGCCGGGCAGGATCGGCGCGAAGCTGGTGACGCCCGAGGCGCGGATCGGCTCGCCGGGCTTGATGGCCTGCGCGCGCAGCGGCAGCTTCGGCGCCGGCATCAGGCCGCTGGATTGCAGCGTGTCGGCGAGCGCCGTCACCAGCGACTGGCGCGATTCCAGCTCCGCCTGCCGGCTGGCGAGCTCGTCGACGCGCGATTCGACGCCGTCCTGGTCGAGCAGCGCGCGGCTGGCATAGCGGTCGATATCGGCCCTGAGCGCCGCGATCCGGTCCTCATAGGCGTATTGGCGGGCCGTTTCGCGGGCGATCAGCCGGGCGGCGAGGTCGTCGCGGCTGAGCATGTACCAGCCGGCCGTGCCGCAGCCGGCGGTGGTCAGCGCGAGCCAGGCGAGGCCTGCGAGCATGGTGGAGCGACGCACCGTATAGGTCTTGTGCGAGAGAAGGCCTGCGGTCGCGAGGGCGGGGGCTGTCTGGGGCTGATGCATACGCAAAACCGATAATCACGCTGCCGATCCCGCCATTAGAGTTTGTTAGGGTTAATCTTTCGCAAAGAGCGCCGGCGGCGCCTCACAGCGCCTGCGCCGCCGCGAGCACCTCCTCGGCGTGTCCCTCGACCTTCACCTTCCGCCAGATTCGGGCGAGGCGCCCCTGCGCATCGATCAGGAAGGTCGAGCGCTCGATTCCCATATAGCGACGGCCATACAGGCTTTTCTCGACCCAGATGCCGTAGGCATTGGCCAGCGCCTGCGTCTCGTCGGCGATGAGCGGGAAGTCGAGCGCGTGCTTGCGCTTGAAAGTCTCGTGCCGCTTCACCGAATCGGGCGAGACGCCGATGATCTCGGTGCCGCAGGCGGCGAAATCCGCGCGCAGGCGGTTGAAGGCGATGGCCTCCTGCGTGCAGCCGGGCGTATCGTCCTTGGGATAGGCGTAGAGCACGAGCTTGCGGCCCCTGAATGTGCCGAGCCCGATCGTTCCGCCGCCGTCGCGCGGCAATGTGAAGTCCGGTGCCGGGTCGCCTTCCTGCAATGCCATGGCGTTTGCCTTCCTTTCGTCGCCTTCCCGCTGCATGGAGCCCGCAACCCGGCATGGCGGCTTGAGGCTGGGGCCGGCGTATCGTCGTGCCTTCCGTTTCCGGATTGCCGAATCGGCCCGCCCGGCCGCATCGACAGTCATGCTGCCTTCCGGGCGCGCGGCAAGGGGAGACGGCCGCGCCCTGAGACGAAATGGCGTGAGGCGCCGAAGGGGATCGAGCGAGTTTGGCGGAGCAGGACACAAAAGCTGTGGCCGGGGGGCCGTCGGAAGCGGCATCCGCCGGCGATCCTTGCGAGCTCGCAACCGTGAAGCGGCGGGCGAAGGCCGGCCTCGTCACCCTCTGCGTCGCGGTCGGCGTCGCGCTCATGGTTCTGGCAGGCGCGACTGTTACGCTGCTCGCCACCGGCATCGTCCCGCTGTCGGGGCTCGAAGGGCGCATCACCGCCGCGATCGAGGAGCGGCTCGGCCCGGACTGGAAGGTCGAGGCCACCTCCGCCGAGCTCGGCCGGATCGACGGGCGTTCCCAGCTCCTCGTCAGGCAGGTCTCGTTCCAGCACGTCAGCGGCGCGGTCATCCGCGCCCCCGAAGCCGTCCTCGGCTATGCGCCGCTGGCGCTGCTCAGGGGCGATATCCGGCTCGTCTCGGTCGATCTGCGCGGCGTCAATGTCCGGCTCGGCGTCACCAGGGACGGCGCCCTCGTGGTCAATGCCGATGCGGCCCCGGCCGAGGCGACGCTGCAGCCCGCCGTGCCCGACGCGGCGCAGTGGAACGCCTTCACCGGCATCATGGGCGCCATTTCGACGCTCG
Coding sequences:
- a CDS encoding ribonuclease E/G encodes the protein MANKMLIDATHPEETRVVVVRGSRVEEFDFESASRKPLRGNIYLAKVTRVEPSLQAAFVEYGGNRHGFLAFSEIHPDYYQIPVADRQALLEDEARAERDEERDEERREKRGRRDRGRRGDRDSRAKKAAADETVSADVESNGELRVETDGKQAAMVNEGAPAFGEFFAPDVAESTTEDAVPNAAPLTFETVEAVVEDTASEAEPSEAAGTEARKPSEDDGDDENGDHDENGDDDAEDQPEQLGGGDALDDMPERPQRHSRRQYKIQEVIKRRQIILVQVVKEERGNKGAALTTYLSLAGRYSVLMPNTGKGGGISRKITNAEDRKRLKEIAQELEVPEGMGLILRTAGAARTKVEIRRDYEYLMRMWESVRELTLASVAPALVYEEGNLVKRSIRDLYNKDIDEVHVAGEEAYREAKDFMRMLMPSHAKSVKPYREQTPLFASFGVESQLDAMFSNTVTLKSGGYLVINQTEALVAIDINSGRSTREHNIEDTALKTNLEAAEEISRQLRLRDLAGLVVIDFIDMEENRNNRAVEKKLKECLKDDRARIQVGRISAFGLLEMSRQRIRTGVLESSSVPCPHCAGAGMIRSTPSVALQILRALEETLIKSASHNLSVRTRPEVALYVLNQKRAHLADLESRFAIAITISTDLNLLGTRYFEVERGEFVGNEGRVVPSGIKAEAVVSDVDDEALDAAAEAAALDAETDGNETAATEAERGEGENGRRRRRRRRRRRGGERDEQGQQLDGTQADEDGDEGDEDGDEAATPAAAAPAAEAVSEAAPSEAVPAEVPETTVEEPAAKPKRSRARKPKAEVEAEVAKEVEAEAVAAEPAPAAAEAEKPKRSRARKKVVPITEGGEAAAEAAPVAAPAEAPAAAPEPAPAPPPAEEPVAVVLTEPDPTRPKRGGWWNRLAGRS
- a CDS encoding N-acetylmuramoyl-L-alanine amidase → MRLSMMLSSSVPVEAWVQAAPDRVIVELPSTNFQIQPSARRSAGFVSGYRFGLFTTDKARIIIDLAHPAIVAKAQVKAVRGGFGELTIELKKVARAEFLAEAGKPRRPGPALPAPAPVKAAGETRRTIVIDPGHGGIDPGATIAAIAEKAVVLAFGKALKDELEANGRYRVVMTRDDDRFVPLGERVQIGRGEQADLFISIHADSLTQAQEVRGATVYTRSERATDAEAARLAAKENEADAVAGLETSEELQDVAGILMDLARRETRTFTGVFARNLVEKLGGSIKMHKIPLRSARFWVLSAPDVPSVLIELGYMSSPKDAELLNSPEWRGKAVGAVSSAIDDYFARERASVGKAAENRN
- a CDS encoding penicillin-binding protein 1A — translated: MRFILRIFGWLFAAGAIAFVIGAAIAGGLIWHYSQDLPDYAQLRNYEPPVMTRVHAGDGSLIAEYARERRLYLPIQAVPKLVVDAYLSAEDKNFYKHVGVDPEGLARAVISNFRNKGTNRRQQGASTITQQVAKNFFLSPEQSYERKIREALVALKLEATYSKDKILELYLNEIYLGAPAPGQGSYGIAAAALNYFGKSVHELNLQEAAYLAALPKAPSDLHPFRNRDRAIERRNYVIDRMVENGYVKREDGETAKKQPLGVNPRTVSPNQIAAGYFAEEIRRELQDRYGEKKLLEGGLSVRATVDPKTQLMARKALVDGLVRFDEARGWRGAIQKLELGHGDWGAAIGELPVLGDVAPWRLAVVLDVNGDTARLGLHPLRDNAGHLNKERQTLTLAADGIKWTRRERVSRAVSVGDVVYVEPMESRPGFARLRQLPEVNGAIVAMDPFSGRVLAMVGGFSHDQSEFNRATQALRQPGSSFKPFVYATALDNGYTPSSIILDAPIEIDQGPGLGMWRPENYDGKSTGPRTLRYGIQFSKNLMTVRLAKDVGMPLIAEYARRFGVYDDLQPVLSMSLGAGETTVMRMTAAYSMLVNGGKRIRPTLIDRIQDRSGSTIFRHDQRVCEGCNAEKWANQPEPRLVDNREQVLDPLTAYQMVSILEGVVNAGTATVVKSVGKPLAGKTGTTNDAKDVWFVGFSPDLAVGVYMGFDKPKSLGTSATAGQYAAPIFRDFMSVALKDKPATPFRVPAGIKLIRVDPRTGMRAGGDGGILEAFKPGTAPPDSYSVIGAAGDGGALSVGPGGGRSVGSGTGGLY
- the prfB gene encoding peptide chain release factor 2 (programmed frameshift) yields the protein MRPEIQSQLDNAKQSIGLLRRHLDWDQAQRRLAELNALSEGPDFWNDAEAAQKLMRERTALETQIEGIGKLERDLDDALTLIELGEMEDDEATVAEGEQAIKGVGDEAARLQVETLLSGEADMLDTYVEIHPGAGGTESQDWAEMLLRMYRRWGERRKFKVETLEYQDGDTAGIKSATLQFKGNNAYGWLKTESGVHRLVRISPFDSNARRQTSFASVWVYPVVDDRIVIDVKESDCRIDTYRSQGAGGQHVNTTDSAVRITHIPTGIAVACQQERSQHKNRAKAWDMLRARLYEIELKKREDKANAEQASKTDIGWGHQIRSYVLQPYQLVKDLRTGVSSTDPSEVLDGDLDAFMEASLAQRVYGTTVEVEDID
- a CDS encoding M23 family metallopeptidase; this encodes MRRSTMLAGLAWLALTTAGCGTAGWYMLSRDDLAARLIARETARQYAYEDRIAALRADIDRYASRALLDQDGVESRVDELASRQAELESRQSLVTALADTLQSSGLMPAPKLPLRAQAIKPGEPIRASGVTSFAPILPGKPMPAPETPSLRGADGTAQGGWQSGEAAAEPPAKRLEAALTTLDSAIARTSDAQLTALKDMDETLAATQKRLRSALADTGLNPERLAAPATAAAGMGGPFVPVKLDASAGPFEATLSALQPRVASVMRLRGAIEQLPLAKPMAGDHGFTSNFGYRTDPFTRGLAMHTGVDFRAESGSAILATAPGKVVVAEYNGGYGNMVEIEHANGLSTRYAHMSAISVSTGQIVKTGTVVGRVGTTGRSTGPHLHYETRINDEPVDPTRFLRAGGKLLASAL
- a CDS encoding peroxiredoxin; protein product: MALQEGDPAPDFTLPRDGGGTIGLGTFRGRKLVLYAYPKDDTPGCTQEAIAFNRLRADFAACGTEIIGVSPDSVKRHETFKRKHALDFPLIADETQALANAYGIWVEKSLYGRRYMGIERSTFLIDAQGRLARIWRKVKVEGHAEEVLAAAQAL